One Falco naumanni isolate bFalNau1 chromosome 15, bFalNau1.pat, whole genome shotgun sequence DNA segment encodes these proteins:
- the PDCD5 gene encoding programmed cell death protein 5, whose protein sequence is MADEELEALRQQRLAELQAKHGDPSGDPSQQEAKQREAEIRNTILAQVLDQAARARLSNLALVKPDKAKAVENYLIQMARFGQLAGKVSEQGLIEILEKVSQQTEKKTTVKFNRRKVLDSDEEDDY, encoded by the exons ATGGCGGACGAGGAGCTGGAGGCGCTGCGGCAGCAGCGGCTGGCCGAGCTGCAGGCCAAGCACGGG GATCCTTCTGGTGATCCATCGCAACAGGAAGCAAAACAGAG GGAAGCAGAGATAAGAAATACTATTTTAGCTCAAGTTCTTGATCAAGCAGCTCGTGCAAGAT TAAGCAATTTAGCACTTGTGAAACcagacaaagcaaaagcagtagAGAATTATCTTATACAGATGGCAAGATTTGGACAGCTAGCTGGAAAG GTATCGGAACAAGGTTTGatagaaatacttgaaaaagtgagtcagcaaacagaaaagaaaacaacagtaaaG ttCAACAGAAGGAAAGTACTGGATTCCGATGAAGAGGATGATTATTAA